In a single window of the Saccharothrix australiensis genome:
- a CDS encoding glutamate synthase subunit beta: MADPYGFLQHDRADAEKRPAAERRSDWREVYRDLPPETRDAQVRTQATRCMDCGVPFCHSGSAGCPLGNLIPEWNDLVRRGDWGLASDRLHATNNFPEFTGRLCPAPCEAACVLAISHDAGGAVAIKRVEQAIADVSWEQGLVRPTQSHVSSGKRVAVVGSGPAGLAAAQQLTRAGHEVTVHERDDRLGGLLRYGIPEFKMEKKVLDRRLAQLRKEGTKFVTGCEVGVDVTVEQLRERFDAVVLAVGALRGRDDTTTPGRDLAGIHLAMEHLVPANRACEGDGAPSVDAAGKHVVIIGGGDTGADCFGTAVRQGAASVLQLDQYPRPPARRDDERSPWPVWPWVLRTYPAHEEAGERRFAVAVERFIGDEDGHVRQIRLRKVRVERDASGRRVVVPTSEEVEVLPADLVLLAIGFEGVEHMPLLDGLGVGLTPRGTIPCGSDWQTRAPGVFVCGDAHRGASLVVWAIAEGRSVAHAVDAFLTGSSDLPSPVIPNMLPLAVV, translated from the coding sequence GTGGCTGACCCGTACGGCTTTCTCCAGCACGACCGCGCCGACGCCGAGAAGCGGCCCGCCGCCGAGCGGCGGTCGGACTGGCGCGAGGTCTACCGCGACCTGCCGCCCGAGACCCGCGACGCGCAGGTGCGGACCCAGGCGACGCGGTGCATGGACTGCGGCGTCCCGTTCTGCCACTCGGGTTCGGCGGGCTGCCCGCTGGGCAACCTCATCCCCGAGTGGAACGACCTGGTGCGCCGCGGCGACTGGGGCCTCGCGTCGGACCGCCTGCACGCCACCAACAACTTCCCCGAGTTCACCGGCCGGCTGTGCCCCGCGCCGTGCGAGGCCGCGTGCGTGCTGGCGATCAGCCACGACGCGGGCGGCGCGGTCGCGATCAAGCGCGTCGAGCAGGCGATCGCGGACGTGTCGTGGGAACAGGGCCTCGTGCGGCCGACGCAGTCGCACGTGTCGTCCGGGAAGCGCGTCGCCGTGGTCGGTTCCGGCCCGGCGGGCCTCGCGGCGGCGCAGCAGCTGACCCGCGCCGGCCACGAGGTCACCGTCCACGAGCGGGACGACCGGCTCGGCGGCCTGCTGCGCTACGGCATCCCCGAGTTCAAGATGGAGAAGAAGGTCCTCGACCGGCGGCTCGCCCAGCTGCGCAAGGAGGGCACGAAGTTCGTCACCGGCTGCGAGGTCGGCGTGGACGTGACCGTCGAGCAGCTGCGCGAGCGGTTCGACGCGGTGGTGCTCGCGGTCGGCGCGCTGCGCGGCCGGGACGACACCACCACGCCGGGCCGCGACCTGGCGGGCATCCACCTGGCGATGGAGCACCTGGTGCCCGCCAACCGGGCGTGCGAGGGCGACGGCGCGCCGTCGGTCGACGCGGCGGGCAAGCACGTCGTCATCATCGGCGGCGGCGACACGGGAGCGGACTGCTTCGGCACGGCGGTCCGGCAGGGCGCGGCGTCGGTGCTGCAACTCGACCAGTACCCGCGTCCGCCGGCGCGGCGCGACGACGAGCGCTCGCCGTGGCCGGTGTGGCCGTGGGTCCTGCGCACCTACCCCGCGCACGAGGAGGCGGGCGAGCGGAGGTTCGCCGTCGCGGTGGAGAGGTTCATCGGCGACGAGGACGGCCACGTGCGGCAGATCCGGCTGCGCAAGGTGCGGGTGGAGCGGGATGCCTCCGGCCGGCGGGTGGTGGTGCCGACGTCGGAGGAGGTCGAGGTGCTGCCGGCGGACCTGGTGCTGCTGGCGATCGGCTTCGAGGGCGTCGAGCACATGCCGCTGCTGGACGGGCTGGGCGTCGGGCTGACGCCGCGGGGCACCATCCCGTGCGGCTCGGACTGGCAGACCCGCGCGCCGGGCGTGTTCGTGTGCGGTGACGCGCACCGGGGCGCTTCGCTGGTGGTGTGGGCGATCGCGGAGGGCCGTTCGGTGGCGCACGCGGTGGACGCCTTCCTGACCGGCTCGTCGGACCTGCCGTCGCCGGTGATCCCGAACATGCTGCCGCTCGCGGTGGTGTGA